From the genome of Streptomyces sp. SID8374:
GGCGCACCCCCGTACCATCGATCAGCGTGAAGCTGACAATTCTTGGCGGTGGCGGATTCCGGGTGCCTCTCGTGTACGGGGCCCTGCTCGGCGATCATGCCGAGGGCCGCGTCTCCCGGGTCACCCTGTACGACACCGACGCCGACCGGCTCACCGCCGTCGCCCGCGTCCTGGAGGAACAGGCACGCGGCATCCCTGACGCGCCCGCCGTCATCGCCACCACGGAACTCGACGAGGCGCTGCGCGGCGCCGACTTCGTCTTCTCCGCGATCCGCGTCGGCGGACTGGCCGGCCGGGCCGCCGATGAACGCGTCGCCCTGGACCTCGGCGTGCTCGGCCAGGAGACGGTCGGCGCCGGAGGCATCGCCTACGGACTGCGCACCGTCCCCGTCGCCGTCGACCTGGCCCGGCGCATCGCCCGGCTCGCCCCGCACGCCTGGACCATCAACTTCACCAACCCCGCCGGACTGGTCACCGAGGCCATGTCCCGCCACCTCGGCGACCGGGTCATCGGCATCTGCGACTCACCGGTCGGGCTCGGCCGCCGTATCGCGCGGGCCCTGGGCGCCGACCCCGACCGGGCCTGGATCGACTACGCCGGGCTCAACCACCTCGGCTGGGTGCGCGGCCTGTACGTCGACGGGCGGGACGAACTGCCCCGGCTGCTCGCGGACCCGGCGCTGCTCGGCTCCTTCGAGGAGGGCCGGCTCTTCGGGGCGGAGCTGCTCCGGTCGCTGGGGGCGATCCCCAACGAGTACCTGCACTACTACTACTTCAACCGCGAGGCCGTCCGCTCCTACCAGGAGGCCGCGCAGACCCGGGGCGCCTTCCTCCGCGACCAGCAGGAGGGGTTCTACGCCCGGATGCGGGAGCCCGGCACCCCGGCCCTGGCCACCTGGGACCGCACCCGCGCCGAGCGCGAGGCCACATACATGGCGGAGAACCGGGACGTCGCCGGGGCGGGGGAGCGGGAGGAGAGCGACCTGGAGTCCGGCGGCTACGAGCAGGTGGCCCTCGCGCTGATGCGGGCCGTCGCCCGCGACGAACGCACCTCGCTGATCCTCAACGTCCGCAACCGGACGGCCCTTTCGGCCCTGGACGCGGATGCGGTGGTGGAGGTGCCGTGCCTGGTCGACGCCAACGGGGCCCACCCGGTGGCCGTTTCGCCGCTCCCGTACCACGCCGTCGGTCTCGTCACGGCGGTGAAGGCCGTGGAGCGTACGGTGCTGGAGGCGGCGGAGAGCGGGTCGCGGGCGGCGGCCGTGCAGGCGTTCGCGCTGCACCCGCTGGTCGACTCCGTCGCGGTGGCCCGGCAGTTGGTGGACGGATACACCGAGGCCCACCCGCAGCTCGCCTACCTCGGCAAGCCGTAGAGGCAGGCGCCCGGCTCAGGGGGCGGGGACGGCACTCCTGGCCCAGGTCGGGGCGACTCCCGCCACCTGGCAGACCATTAAGAAGAGCGGGATGGGCGGCGTGTACGGGGTGAGGCCGTCCGGCGAGTGGATCAGCCGGGGGCGCACGGCGGGGACGTCGGCGCCCCGGGCGTACATCACCTGCTCGGGCCAGTCCAGATCCAGGTCGGAGCCGGCCGGGACGATCCACCACCAGCGGTCCGCGTCGGCGAACACACAGCCGGTGCGCGGGAGATGGGACATCAGCCGGAAGCCGTGCCGCGCGGGCACACCGACCGCGTCGCACCCCAGGCTGGCCGACATCGAGGGCGGCAGCGACAACCGCACCCGCACGCTCCGGGGTTCCTCGGCCGTCCTCGGGCGCGGCGCACCGCGCAGCCGGGACAGCGCGTTCCTCAGCATGGCTGCTCCACGCCGTGCGGCAGCTCCGCCCACACGATGCGCCCGGAGTGGTCGCCCGCGTCATGGAAGCCCCACGAGCTGCTCATCGTGTCGACCAGCAGCAGCCCGCGCCCGTGCTCGTCGTCGGAACAGCGGCGCAGCCGAGGGCCGCCGGGCTGGTGCCCCTGGTCCTGGACGGCTATCCGCAGACGTCTGCCGAGACACCGCAGCTCGCACACCACACGGGTGCTGGCGGTGTGCACGACCGCGTTGGTGACCAGCTCGGACACGATGAGAACGGCCGCGTCGTACACATCGGCGCCCAGCTTCCAGCTCTCCAGCCGGGCCCGGGTCAGCTGCCGGGCACCGGCCACCGACTCGGGGTGCGCGGGCAGCGCGAAGCAGTAACGGAGCGCTTCCGTCCCGGGGCTGAGGTCCATGAGCCGGGGGATGAGCGCACTGCCAGGTGCCACGACCGATTCCTCACAGTGGGGGCTGCGTCACGCTTCGTTCCCCGGTGTGAGAGGAGCGGTCATGACTGAGCGAACTGGTTCGACTGCCAACTCTCCCCCTGCCGAGGACACTTGGCAAGGGGCACTCTGAAATTTTCAGAGTGGCTGTGTCGTTGGGGGCGCACGCGTGGCACACTGCTCGCAAAACAGCGCATGGGGAGGTCTGAAGTGAGCGAACCGCGGTCCGCCCCGACCGTGGGCCAGGTCGTGCTCGGCAAGCGCCTGCAGGATCTGCGGGAGCGCGTCGGCCTGACCCGTGACCAGGCGGCGAAGGTGCTCAGGGTCGCTCCCGCGACGATACGCAGGATGGAGACGGCCGAGGTCGGCCTCAAGATCCCCTATGTCCAGCTGCTGCTGAAGGCCTACGGCGTCGCCGACGACGAGGCCGAGGCCTTCGTCGAACTGGCCGAGGAGGCCAACAAGCCCGGCTGGTGGCAGCGGTTCCACGACGTCCTGCCCGACTGGTTCAGCATGTACGTCAGCCTGGAGGGCGCCGCCAGCCTGCTGCGCATGTACGAGCCGCACTTCGTCCCCGGGCTGCTCCAGACGGAGGACTACGCGCGCTCGGTGATGCGCACCGGGGCCGTCGGCCAGACCCGGCCCGAGGACATCGAACGCCATGTGGCCCTGCGGATGGAGCGCCAGTCCCTGCTCGCCAAGGACGACGCCCCCCGACTGTGGGTGATCATGGACGAGACCGTCCTGCGGCGGCCGGTGGGCAGCGCACAGGTGATGCGCGCCCAGATCGACAAGCTGCTCGAATCCACCGAGCTGCCCCATGTCACCGTGCAGATCGCGGAGTTCGCGAGCGGCCACCACCCGGGCACCTACGGGCCGTTCGTCCTCTTCCGGTTCGCCGTTCCCGAACTTCCGGACATGGTCTTCAGCGAGTACCTCACCGGTGCGGTCTACTTCGACGCCCGCCCCGAGGTGGCCTCGTACCTCGAAGTCATGGACCGCATGGCGGCTCAGGCCGCAACTGCACAACGCACGAAGGAAATCCTCCGGGACTTCCGCAAGGAGCTGTGATGAACCATATATACAACGGCATGCCGGCCGCCGACCTCGGCTCCGAAGGCTGGTACAAGCCCTGGAGCGGTGGCAACGGGGGCAACTGCATCGAGGCCATGAAGCTCGCGGACGGCCGGGTCGCGGTGCGCCAGTCCGCCGACCCGGAGGGCCCCGCGCTCATCTACTCCAACGGCGAGATCGCCGCGTTCATCCAGGGCGCCAAGGCGGGCCAGGCGGATTTCCTTCTCACCTGACGCACCACCACTTATCCTGTTCCCCGCACCGAAGGACCCGGCCTCTCGGAGCAGTTGGGCCCGTCCCGGCCCGTACCAGCGTTGTGTTCCCCACCCTGATCGCCGACCACCACCCATGGAGTGCGCCATGACCGGGCAAGACCCCCAGGCCATCGAGATCGACACGAGCAAGCCGCATCCCGCCCGGATGTACGACTGGTTCCTCGGCGGCAAGGACAACTACCCGGTCGACGAACAGATGGCGCGGCAACTCCTCAAGCTGGACGCCCGGGGCCGGGACATGGCCCGGGTCAACCGGGCGTTCATGCACCGCGCCACCCGCTGGCTCGCCGAGAACGGCGTACGCCAGTTCCTGGACATCGGCACCGGCATACCCACCGAGCCGAACCTCCACCAGATCGCCCAGCGGGCCGCCCCCGACGCGCGGATCGTCTACTGCGACAACGACCCGATCGTCCTCGCCCACGCGGCGGCCCTGCTGCGCTCCACCCCGGAGGGCGCCACCGAGTACATCCAGGCCGACGCCCGCAAGCCCGAGACGATCCTCGCCGAGGCCGGAAAGGTCCTGGACTTCGAGAAGCCGATCGCGCTCTCCCTGCTGGCCCTGCTGCACTTCATCGACGACGAGGACGGCGCGGCCGACCTGGTCGACAAGCTGGTGGAGCAGCTTCCGTCCGGCAGCTATCTGGTGCTCTCGCACACCACCGGCGACTTCAACCCGGAGGGCGCCGCGCAGGCGCGCGCCATGTACAAGGAGCGCGGGATGACTCTGCGCCCCCGTTCGCGCGCCGAGCTCACCGCCTTCTTCGACGGCCTGGAGCTCGTGGAGCCGGGCGTCTCGCTCTCCGCCGACTGGCGTCCGGAGCTCGGCGAGGTCATCGACGTACCGGGTGACGAGCCGATCCCGGGTTACGCGGGAGTGGCCCGCAAGCCCTGATCCGGCTGCCCCTCCTACCGGGTGAGCGCGTGGCCCGTCGTCGCGTCCACATGGTCCGGTACGGGGTCGTGGGCGTCGCCCACCGTCGACGTACCGGAAGGTTCGAAGAGCAGCAGCGAGGCACCGTCCGCCGAGTGCGGGCGGTGCCAGACGCCGCGCTCCACGACGAAGACCGCGCCGCGCGGGAGCGTCACGGTCCGCTCGTGCGACCCGTCGCCTTCCCGGAGGTCGATGTCCAGCACCCCCTCCACCACCAGGAAGAACTCGTCCGTGTCCTCGTGCACATGCCAGACGTGCTCGCCGAGGGCCTTGGCGACGCGTACGTCGTAGTCGTTGACGCGGGTCACGATGCGCGGGCTCCAGAGCGCGTCGAAGGAGCGCAGGGCGTCGGCGAGCGGAAGGGGTTCGGTGGTGGCGGGTCGCGCCAGGTCGTCCGTGGTCATGCACCCATGGTCGGCAGTGGACCACCGCGCCCGTGAGTGCTACGAATCGCATATGGCGAAAGAATCCTCGCACCGGGTCGTCATGATCGTCTCGGCCGGTTCCAACCCCTTCGAAATGGGCGTGGCGACCGAACTCTTCGGCCTGCGCCGCCCTGAGCTGCCCGTCGACTGGTACGACTTCACGCTCTGCTCACCCACCCCGACGGTCCGGATGCACGCGGGCTTCTTCCAGCTTTCCGATGTCTCCGGACTCGACGCCGTGGACCGCGCCGACACCGTCGTCGTGCCCAACCGGCCCGACCCGCTGGAGGACCCCGCCCCGGAGGTCCTGGCCGCGATCCGGCGGGCCGCGGAGCGCGGCGCCCGGCTGGTCAGCTTCTGCACGGGTACGTTCACGCTGGCCGCCGCGGGTGTCCTGGACGGCAGGCGCGCCACGACGCACTGGCGCTGGGCGGAGGCCTTCACCGCCCGCTTTCCGCAGGTCGACCTCCGGCCCGACGTGCTCTTCGTCGACGACGGGCAGGTGATCACCGCCGCGGGCAGTGCCGCCGCCCTGGACACCGGCCTCCACCTCATCCGCGCCGACCACGGGGCCGAGATCGCGGCGGCCGTCAGCCGGAGGCTGGTCCACCCGGCGCACCGGGACGGCGGCCAGCGCCAGTTCATCGAACACCCGCTGCCCGAGGTCGCCGACGCCTCGCTCGCCCCGCTCCTGGACTGGGCCGCCGAGCACCTGACCGAGGACCTGGACGTCTCCGCGCTCGCCGCTCGCGCGGCCGTCAGCCCCGCCACCCTCCACCGCCGCTTCCGGGCCCAGCTCGCCACCACCCCGCTGGCCTGGCTGACCGAGCAGCGCACCACCCTGGCCTGCCGCCTGATGGAGCGCGGCGAGGACCGCCTCGACGTGATCGCCCGGACCAGCGGCCTCGGTACGGCGACCAACCTGCGTACGCAACTGCGCCGCCGTACGGGGCTGACGCCCACGGAGTACCGCCGCCGGTTCGCGGCGGGGCGCTGAGCAGGGACGCCCGGCCCTGGCGACGGGACGTACACGGGACACCGGGCGCGCGTGCCCCGGGTGACAATGGACCCATGTCACGACGCACCTCCCGACCCCGGCAGCCCGCCGCCCCGCAGGCCCCGCGCATCACCCCCGCCTCGCCCTGCCCCTGCGGCCTGACCGCGACGTACGGGGAGTGCTGCGGCCGCTTCCACTCCGGCAGTGCGGCCGCCCCGACCTGCGAGGCCCTGATGCGCTCCCGGTACGCGGCCTTCGCCGTCCAGGACGCGCCGTACCTGCTGCGTACCTGGCACCCCGCGACCCGGCCGCCGGGCGTCGACTTCGACCCCGCGATGCGCTGGACGGGGCTGGAGATCCTGGACACCACCGAGGGCAGCGCGTTCCACTCCACGGGGACCGTCACCTTCCGCGCCCACTACACCGACGACGGGCGCCCCGACTCCCTCCACGAGCAGAGCCGCTTCGCCCGCCACGAGGGCGCCTGGGTCTACGCGGCAGCGGTCTTCGTCGACTGAGCCCGACCGAGGCCGGCTGCCTGCACCGGGGCCGGCGCCACGACAACGCGCTCCTCGGCCCGCTCCGCACGGAGTGGGAGGCGCAGACCCGCCCCCGCTCCTGGGACCACGTCCGACCCCGGCGGTTCAGGCCGGCGCCCCCACCCGCGTGGAGCCGCCCGGGTGTGGTGCCGGGGACAGCTCCTGGGCCAGGTCCTCCGCCAGCAGCCGTTTCGCGATCATGTCCACGGCGGTGCGGAGCTGGGCGTCGTCGGGCCGGGCCCCGTCCTCGGCGAGGCGTTCGTTGAGCCAGCGGCCCCAGGCGTCGGAGATCACGTTCGCCTCGCGCCGGCCCGCGGCCGTGTGGGAGAAGATCCGGCCGTCCCCGGTGAGATAGCCCTCCTCGATCATCCGGTCGAAGACGGGGACCAGCACCTCCGGGGGCAGCCGGTGCCGGGCCGCGATCAGCCGCAGCCCCGCATGGCCGACCAGCCGGGTGAAGAGGTCCACCTGCATCACCGCCCAGGCCCCCGCCATGTCCAGCCGGGTGTCGGACCCGGCGGTGATCCGCC
Proteins encoded in this window:
- a CDS encoding 6-phospho-beta-glucosidase — translated: MKLTILGGGGFRVPLVYGALLGDHAEGRVSRVTLYDTDADRLTAVARVLEEQARGIPDAPAVIATTELDEALRGADFVFSAIRVGGLAGRAADERVALDLGVLGQETVGAGGIAYGLRTVPVAVDLARRIARLAPHAWTINFTNPAGLVTEAMSRHLGDRVIGICDSPVGLGRRIARALGADPDRAWIDYAGLNHLGWVRGLYVDGRDELPRLLADPALLGSFEEGRLFGAELLRSLGAIPNEYLHYYYFNREAVRSYQEAAQTRGAFLRDQQEGFYARMREPGTPALATWDRTRAEREATYMAENRDVAGAGEREESDLESGGYEQVALALMRAVARDERTSLILNVRNRTALSALDADAVVEVPCLVDANGAHPVAVSPLPYHAVGLVTAVKAVERTVLEAAESGSRAAAVQAFALHPLVDSVAVARQLVDGYTEAHPQLAYLGKP
- a CDS encoding ATP-binding protein — protein: MAPGSALIPRLMDLSPGTEALRYCFALPAHPESVAGARQLTRARLESWKLGADVYDAAVLIVSELVTNAVVHTASTRVVCELRCLGRRLRIAVQDQGHQPGGPRLRRCSDDEHGRGLLLVDTMSSSWGFHDAGDHSGRIVWAELPHGVEQPC
- a CDS encoding helix-turn-helix transcriptional regulator, coding for MSEPRSAPTVGQVVLGKRLQDLRERVGLTRDQAAKVLRVAPATIRRMETAEVGLKIPYVQLLLKAYGVADDEAEAFVELAEEANKPGWWQRFHDVLPDWFSMYVSLEGAASLLRMYEPHFVPGLLQTEDYARSVMRTGAVGQTRPEDIERHVALRMERQSLLAKDDAPRLWVIMDETVLRRPVGSAQVMRAQIDKLLESTELPHVTVQIAEFASGHHPGTYGPFVLFRFAVPELPDMVFSEYLTGAVYFDARPEVASYLEVMDRMAAQAATAQRTKEILRDFRKEL
- a CDS encoding DUF397 domain-containing protein; translation: MNHIYNGMPAADLGSEGWYKPWSGGNGGNCIEAMKLADGRVAVRQSADPEGPALIYSNGEIAAFIQGAKAGQADFLLT
- a CDS encoding SAM-dependent methyltransferase, giving the protein MTGQDPQAIEIDTSKPHPARMYDWFLGGKDNYPVDEQMARQLLKLDARGRDMARVNRAFMHRATRWLAENGVRQFLDIGTGIPTEPNLHQIAQRAAPDARIVYCDNDPIVLAHAAALLRSTPEGATEYIQADARKPETILAEAGKVLDFEKPIALSLLALLHFIDDEDGAADLVDKLVEQLPSGSYLVLSHTTGDFNPEGAAQARAMYKERGMTLRPRSRAELTAFFDGLELVEPGVSLSADWRPELGEVIDVPGDEPIPGYAGVARKP
- a CDS encoding cupin domain-containing protein; amino-acid sequence: MTTDDLARPATTEPLPLADALRSFDALWSPRIVTRVNDYDVRVAKALGEHVWHVHEDTDEFFLVVEGVLDIDLREGDGSHERTVTLPRGAVFVVERGVWHRPHSADGASLLLFEPSGTSTVGDAHDPVPDHVDATTGHALTR
- a CDS encoding helix-turn-helix domain-containing protein; its protein translation is MAKESSHRVVMIVSAGSNPFEMGVATELFGLRRPELPVDWYDFTLCSPTPTVRMHAGFFQLSDVSGLDAVDRADTVVVPNRPDPLEDPAPEVLAAIRRAAERGARLVSFCTGTFTLAAAGVLDGRRATTHWRWAEAFTARFPQVDLRPDVLFVDDGQVITAAGSAAALDTGLHLIRADHGAEIAAAVSRRLVHPAHRDGGQRQFIEHPLPEVADASLAPLLDWAAEHLTEDLDVSALAARAAVSPATLHRRFRAQLATTPLAWLTEQRTTLACRLMERGEDRLDVIARTSGLGTATNLRTQLRRRTGLTPTEYRRRFAAGR
- a CDS encoding YchJ family metal-binding protein, which translates into the protein MSRRTSRPRQPAAPQAPRITPASPCPCGLTATYGECCGRFHSGSAAAPTCEALMRSRYAAFAVQDAPYLLRTWHPATRPPGVDFDPAMRWTGLEILDTTEGSAFHSTGTVTFRAHYTDDGRPDSLHEQSRFARHEGAWVYAAAVFVD